CCCCCGCTGAGGCGCGTGTTGTCCTTACGCAGGCACCGGGCGTGACCGTGCTGGATAACCCCGGCGAGAAGATTTATCCCATGGCACTGGATGCCGCGGGAGAGGACGCCACCTTCGTGGGGCGCATCCGTGAGGATGAGACCATAGAAAACGGCCTGAACATGTGGATTGTTGCCGACAACATCCGCAAGGGCGCAGCCCTGAACGCCGTGCAGATTGCCGAAACGCTTCTGGAGCGCGACCTGCTTGGCGTGAAGGACACTACCCTATTCCAGTAACGTCCCACGGGAACAGGAACAATACGTGATACCTGTCTGTGAAACGGAAGAATATATGGAAAAACTCCTTGCCGCCCGCCGCGCGGGCGAGCAGGGGGTGCTGGCGTTTTACGAACACCGCATAGGTTGTATATGCCGGAACCCGCGCCTGATGCTTCTGCCCATGGATGACCACCTTGCCCATCGGGGAGACGGCATCTTTGAAAGCATGAAGTGGGTGGACGGGCGCGTCTATCAGCTGGATGCGCATATTGAGCGTATGCAGCGGTCCGCCAAGGGGCTGTATCTTGCGCCGCCCTGCCCGTGGGAGCGGGTGCGCGACATAGCCCTAGAGGTGGCGCGTGCTGCGGAAACGGAAAACGGCATGCTGCGGGTGCTTATGGGGCGCGGACCCGGCGGCTTTGGCATTGATCCGGCGGAGTGCCCCGTTTCCAGCCTGTATGTGGTTGCCTACCGCTTCAAGCCCATGCCCGAAGAGCTTTACGAAAAGGGACTTACGGCGTTCCGTTCGTCCATTCCGGCAAAGCCCGGCTACATGGCGCGTATGAAGAACGCCAACTATATCCCCAACGTGCTTATGCGCCGCGAGGCGACCGAGCGGGGCATGAACCTGCCGCTGGCGTTTGACGACAACGACTTCCTTGCGGAAGGCGCAACGGAAAACGTGGCGCTGGTGGACACGGAAGGCAGGCTGGTGATACCGGAATTCACCAATGCGCTGACGGGCACCACCATCATGCGCGCCGTGGAACTGCTCAAGGACGAGATGCCCATTGTGTTCCAGCGGGTGCGGGAGGATGACCTCTACCGTGCCCGTGAAGTGCTGATGCTGGGCACAACGGGTGACTGCGTGGGCGTTGTGCGGTTTGAGGGGCAGCCCATCCACGATGTGCGTCCCGGTCCCGTTGCCCGGAGAATTCGCGACCTGCTGCGGCAGGATATAAAGGACTGCGGCATTCCGTTGCGGTAGTCTGCCGCACGCCGGATTTATCCGGCATACGGCGTAAACCGATGCATGACAGACCGGCACCGGAAGGCTTCCGGTGCCGGCTTTTACCTGCGGGGATATTTCTCCTTGATGCATATATTGCTGATTGATCTGGGAAAGGAAATGCGCGGCGGGCAATGGCAGGTCTATTATCTTACCCGCGCCCTTGCCCGTTCCGGCGAATTTTCTCCCATTCTCGCCGCCCCTGCGGATGCGCCCCTGATGCGGCACGCCGCAGCACTGGAGGGCGTGCGCACCCTGCCCCTTGCGGGCTGCCGTGAATGGGACCCGCGCACCCTGCACACCATACGCAGGCTGGTGCATACAGAGGGAGTGCGCGTGCTGCACTCGCACTGCGCAAAGAGCGCCACCCTTGTGGGAATATGCAAGCGGCTGTGGTCTGCCAAGGTGCTGGCTGTGCATTCCCGCCGCGTCTCCTATCCGCTGAAGAAGGGCTGGCGCGGGAGCAAGTATGTGCAGGCGGACGCAGTGGTTGCCGTGAGCCGTGAGATAGCGGACGTGATGATCGCCTCCGGCATGCCGGAACCTAAGGTGCGCGTCATCCATTCCGGCATAGACTGCGCACGCTATGAAAAGCGGCGTCAGCGCGGTGACGGGCGTGTTGTGGTGGGCATGGTGGGCGCGTTTACCCCGCAGAAGGGGCACGAGGTGCTGGTGCAGGCTCTTGCGGAACTGGACCGGGAAACCGGCCTGCCCCCGTGGGAGGTGCGCATGATCGGTTCCGGAGAGCGGTTTGCCCCGGTGGCCGCCCTTGCCGCCGAACTGGGCGTGGATGCGCATATGTCCATGCTGGGGTGGCAGGACAGCCGCGATTTTCTGCCGGACTTTGACATGCTGACGGTTCCTTCCGTGGACGGCGAGGGTTCCTCTGCCACCATCAAGGAGGCGTGGGCTGTGGGCATACCCGTGGTCTGTTCCGACCTTGCATCCAATCTGGAACTGGTGACGGACGGGCGCAACGGCCTGACCTTCCCCAACCGCGACCATGCGGCACTGGCGGCGTGCCTTACCCGCCTGATGCGGGATGCGACCCTTTGCGAACGGCTGGTGCAGGGCGGTGCCGAAACCGTGCAGGAGTTTACGGACGAGCGCATGGCGGCGGCATATATGGAATTGTATCGTTCGCTGGCGGGATAGTTCCCGGCAGGAGTTGATTGTTCAGGGCCGGTGCCGCATGGGTGCCGGCCTTTTTTCCGGCGTGAGGCAATGCGCCGCAAGGAGAGGCATATGACGAAGGCTCCGATAGCTTCTGCTCCGGTATATTCCGGTTTGTCACCTTCTGAACCGGCGGCGGAAGACGCCGTAACGGTGACGGTGCTGCTTGTGGACGCCTTTACCACAGAGGTGGGCAGGGGCAACCGCGCCGGAGTGGTTCTGGATGCAGAAGGGCTTTCTGCGGAGCAGATGCAGGCGGTGGCGGCGTATGTGAATGTTTCGGAAACCGCCTTTGTGCTGCCTCCCGCACAGGGAGGCTCACGCGGTGGCCCGCAGGCGGGCGGAGCAGCAGGCATAGTCGCCGCCATAACAGATGCCGGACGCGCAAGGGGCGGCGTGGGACCGGATGCGGCGGACATGCTGGTGCGCTTTTTCACGCCTGTCATGGAAGTGCCCGTGTGCGGGCATGCCACCATTGCCACCCACTATGCCCTTGCCAAGCTGTTTTCCGTGCGGGAGGCCAATGTGGCCATGGACACGGGGGCAGGGCGCCTGCCCGTGCTCATAGGCACGGACGGACGCGGCGAGCCGGAAATAACCATGACACTGGGTGAACCGCAGATAGGCACGGTGCTGGATGAGACGGACCGGGCCGCCCTTGCCGCCGCGCTGGGCATACGCCTTGGCGATTTGCGCGATGACCTGCCCGTGCAGTATGTCTCCACGGGATCACAGGTGGTTATCCTTCCGCTGCGCGAAGCCGCCTGCCTGCACTCCATGCGGCCGGACTTTGCTGCCCTTGCCGCCCTGGCTCCGCGTCTGAGCTGTGCCATGCTTTATGTCTTTGTGTTTGCCGGAGGACGGAAGGCGTTGCGGGACGGCGTGCCTGAGTCCGGTGCCGACCCTGCGGGATCTGGCTTTCTCATAGACGGGCGGATGTTCTGTCCGGCGGAAGGTATTGACGAAGACCCTGTGACGGGAACGGCAAGCGGCCCGGCCGGAATCTATCTGGCTGCGCACGGGGTTTTTGACGCCCGCAGGGGGCCGGACGATGGCGCGGTGGGCGATGATACGATCAGCTTTACCGCGCGGCAGGGGTATGCCATGGGCAGGCCGGGGCTGGTGGAGGTGACGGTGTACCGGTTTGGCGGCATGCCCGTGGCGGTGCAGATTGCCGGAAAGGCCGTTATGGCGGGCAGCATGCGTCTTCGTGTAACCCGGGGCGTAACCCGCTGCGCAACCAGGTGCGTAACCCGCTGCGCGGCCGGGGGCGCGGCAACAGTTACTGAGGAGGCGTGACGGGCGCAGGCGGCAGCGCCCTGTTCCGGTTCAGGCGAGATGCTGACGATGGCGCTGTGCAGTTCCAGCGCGCCCCGGCGGTTTTCTGCCGTGAGGCGGATATCCGAGAACCTTGGCGGTGCTACGGAGGCTTCCCCTTCATGGTGCGGCAGAATGCCGATGTGCGTGCGGATGTGGTTGGTGGTGTCCAGATGTGCGGCAAGGGTGCTGCGCGCCGAGATGTGGAACCGCGACACCGACTGCCGACGGTTGCAAGGCGAAGGGCACGGGTGTAGGGTCGCCGCCACGGCAGACCGGGGAGCTTTCTTTGCGGTTCCGATGCCTCTGCTAGTTCGTCCGACCCTCATGCCTCTATGCTACCTCCGAGGAGACCTTTCCATGGCCAGAGTACACAAAATCAGCCGCCGCGTGCAGAATATCCGCATTTCCGCCACCAAGCTCATGCCCATGCTCGCCGCCAGAATCGGCGGATGCGTCTCGTTGGGGCAGGGGGTTCCCTCGTTTCCCACGCCGCCGCATATAGCCGAAGCCGTTTCCCGCGCCCTGCGCGATGAACCGGGCATAGGCAAGTATTCGCTGCAACCGGGGATGCCCGTGCTGCGCGAGGTTATTGCCGGGCGGCTGGCAGAGGAAAAAGGCTTTGTCGTGGACCCCGGCACCGAGGTGGGCGTGACCGTGGGTGCCATGGAGGCGCTGCTCATGACCATGCTCACGGTGGTGGACCGCGGGGACGAGGTGATTGTTCCCTCTCCCGGCTACGCCTCGCACGCCGAGCAGGTGCTTATGGCGGAAGGGGTGCCCGTGTATGTTCCCCTGCGTCCCGCAGATTGGGGGCTGGACGTGGAAGCCATACGCGCCGCCGTGACGGACCGCACCCGCGCCGTTATTCTGTGCAATCCCGGCAACCCCACAGGGACCGTGTATGATGAGGCGGATGTGCGCGCCCTGTGCGCGCTGGCGCTGGAACAGGATTTTGTGATCATATCGGATGAAACATACGACTTCATGGTTTACGATGCGGCGGGAAACCCTGCCCCCATGCCGTTCAGTCCGGCAAGCCTGCCGGAGATGCGCGACCATGTTATCTGTATAAACTCCTTTTCCAAGAAATACGCACTCACGGGCTGGCGCGTGGGCTATGTGGCGGCGGACAAACGCTGGATGGACGAACTGCTCAAGGTGCACGATGCCGCTGCCATATGCGCGCCCACGGTTTCGCAGTATGCCGCCCTTGCCGCGCTTACCGGACCGCAGGATTGCGTGGATGCCATGCGCAGCGCCCTGTGCCTGCGGCGTGCCCAGACCTGCGCGGCACTGGACGGCATGGCCGATCATTTTTCGTATGTGATTCCGCGCGGGGCGTTTTATGTGATGGCGCGGTACCGTTTCAGCCATGCGGCCTCACCTGAGGTGGCCCGCAGGATTCTGGAAGAGGCCCGCGTGATTACCATTCCGGGCGGTTCGTTCGGACCGGAGGGTGAGGGGCATCTGCGGCTTTCTTTCGGGGGAGAGCAGGAGGAACTTGCGGAGTGCTTTAGCCGCCTTGGGGCGTGGGTGAGGGAGAACGCCTGATGCCGAGGGCTGGCCGTTACGGCGGGGCGCGCCCGACAGGTGAACGGGGTGAACGGGGTGATAGTGGCGATGTTGCCGTAAGCAGCGCT
This region of Desulfovibrio psychrotolerans genomic DNA includes:
- a CDS encoding pyridoxal phosphate-dependent aminotransferase — protein: MARVHKISRRVQNIRISATKLMPMLAARIGGCVSLGQGVPSFPTPPHIAEAVSRALRDEPGIGKYSLQPGMPVLREVIAGRLAEEKGFVVDPGTEVGVTVGAMEALLMTMLTVVDRGDEVIVPSPGYASHAEQVLMAEGVPVYVPLRPADWGLDVEAIRAAVTDRTRAVILCNPGNPTGTVYDEADVRALCALALEQDFVIISDETYDFMVYDAAGNPAPMPFSPASLPEMRDHVICINSFSKKYALTGWRVGYVAADKRWMDELLKVHDAAAICAPTVSQYAALAALTGPQDCVDAMRSALCLRRAQTCAALDGMADHFSYVIPRGAFYVMARYRFSHAASPEVARRILEEARVITIPGGSFGPEGEGHLRLSFGGEQEELAECFSRLGAWVRENA
- a CDS encoding glycosyltransferase family 4 protein, whose amino-acid sequence is MHILLIDLGKEMRGGQWQVYYLTRALARSGEFSPILAAPADAPLMRHAAALEGVRTLPLAGCREWDPRTLHTIRRLVHTEGVRVLHSHCAKSATLVGICKRLWSAKVLAVHSRRVSYPLKKGWRGSKYVQADAVVAVSREIADVMIASGMPEPKVRVIHSGIDCARYEKRRQRGDGRVVVGMVGAFTPQKGHEVLVQALAELDRETGLPPWEVRMIGSGERFAPVAALAAELGVDAHMSMLGWQDSRDFLPDFDMLTVPSVDGEGSSATIKEAWAVGIPVVCSDLASNLELVTDGRNGLTFPNRDHAALAACLTRLMRDATLCERLVQGGAETVQEFTDERMAAAYMELYRSLAG
- a CDS encoding aminotransferase class IV is translated as MIPVCETEEYMEKLLAARRAGEQGVLAFYEHRIGCICRNPRLMLLPMDDHLAHRGDGIFESMKWVDGRVYQLDAHIERMQRSAKGLYLAPPCPWERVRDIALEVARAAETENGMLRVLMGRGPGGFGIDPAECPVSSLYVVAYRFKPMPEELYEKGLTAFRSSIPAKPGYMARMKNANYIPNVLMRREATERGMNLPLAFDDNDFLAEGATENVALVDTEGRLVIPEFTNALTGTTIMRAVELLKDEMPIVFQRVREDDLYRAREVLMLGTTGDCVGVVRFEGQPIHDVRPGPVARRIRDLLRQDIKDCGIPLR
- a CDS encoding PhzF family phenazine biosynthesis isomerase; this encodes MTKAPIASAPVYSGLSPSEPAAEDAVTVTVLLVDAFTTEVGRGNRAGVVLDAEGLSAEQMQAVAAYVNVSETAFVLPPAQGGSRGGPQAGGAAGIVAAITDAGRARGGVGPDAADMLVRFFTPVMEVPVCGHATIATHYALAKLFSVREANVAMDTGAGRLPVLIGTDGRGEPEITMTLGEPQIGTVLDETDRAALAAALGIRLGDLRDDLPVQYVSTGSQVVILPLREAACLHSMRPDFAALAALAPRLSCAMLYVFVFAGGRKALRDGVPESGADPAGSGFLIDGRMFCPAEGIDEDPVTGTASGPAGIYLAAHGVFDARRGPDDGAVGDDTISFTARQGYAMGRPGLVEVTVYRFGGMPVAVQIAGKAVMAGSMRLRVTRGVTRCATRCVTRCAAGGAATVTEEA